In the genome of Girardinichthys multiradiatus isolate DD_20200921_A chromosome 7, DD_fGirMul_XY1, whole genome shotgun sequence, one region contains:
- the tmem182a gene encoding transmembrane protein 182, with product MKLGVALCFAGVFGALAAVFIFLSFGTDYWLLASETCSPDVKESKDTDGLTITLAGDVVYDESGKIISVHSGLFWCCYFGLKLDENFNQTWAQWISHKSPLKVCYPAYLYPFPTASPSNNATNDNSAIIYRGFWSVFMLISVAAVALGGFFIICAAPFANHCLYKAGGGLFLTSGFFLLCVVVMQVVWLHVLDVFQTYMEQKRLTHCQDFSMTLSYGPSFVFASIGIFFSLLAGLLFLLIGRTVQIHH from the exons ATGAAGCTTGGCGTGGCATTGTGTTTTGCGGGGGTATTTGGGGCTTTGGCAGCAGTGTTTATCTTCCTTTCTTTTGGAACTGATTACTGGCTTTTAGCCTCAGAAACCTGCTCCCCAGACGTTAAGGAATCTAAAGACACAGACGGTCTGACAATAACG CTAGCCGGTGATGTGGTGTACGACGAAAGTGGCAAGATCATTTCAGTACATTCTGGTCTCTTCTGGTGTTGCTATTTTGGACTCAAATTGGATGAAAATTTCAACCAGACATGGGCACAATGGATCT CTCACAAGTCCCCCCTAAAAGTCTGCTACCCTGCCTACCTGTACCCATTCCCTACGGCAAGTCCTAGCAACAATGCAACAAACGATAATTCAGCTATCA TCTACAGAGGCTTTTGGAGCGTCTTCATGCTCATTAGTGTGGCAGCGGTTGCTCTCGGAGGGTTCTTCATCATCTGTGCGGCTCCGTTTGCAAACCATTGCCTGTACAAAGCAGGAGGTGGTCTCTTCCTGACATCTG GTTTTTTCCTGCTGTGCGTTGTAGTGATGCAGGTGGTGTggcttcatgtcctggatgtgTTCCAAACCTACATGGAACAAAAGCGCTTAACCCATTGTCAAGACTTCTCCATGACCCTAAGCTACGGTCCGTCCTTTGTGTTTGCTTCCATTGGTATCTTCTTCTCCCTCTTGGCGGGCCTTCTTTTCCTGCTCATTGGTCGAACTGTCCAGATTCACCACTGA